The Flavobacterium commune genome contains a region encoding:
- a CDS encoding acetyl-CoA C-acyltransferase, translated as MSKRIVIVSAVRTPIGSFMGALSTISAPKLGAIAIQGALDKINLNPTLVDEVLMGNVIQAGTGQAPARQAAIYAGLNNNVPCTTINKVCASGMKSVMMAAQAIQASDAEIVVAGGMESMSLIPHYTHLRNGTKFGPTTLIDGMQKDGLMDAYDNQAMGVYADLCAKEYNISREEQDNFAIESYKRAAEAWELGKFNNEVVPVEVPQRRGEPIIINKDEEFTNVKLDKIPSLSPVFSKDGTVTAANASTINDGAAALIIMSEEKAAELKLKPLAYIKSYADAAQEPKWFTTSPAKALPKALDKAGISINDVDFFEFNEAFSVVGLANIKILGLDNKKVNVNGGAVALGHPLGCSGARIIVSLLNILEQNNAKIGAAAICNGGGGASAIVIERI; from the coding sequence ATGAGCAAAAGAATTGTTATCGTTTCAGCCGTTAGAACCCCTATCGGAAGTTTTATGGGAGCATTATCCACTATTTCAGCCCCAAAACTTGGCGCTATAGCAATACAAGGAGCTTTAGACAAAATCAACCTAAACCCTACTCTGGTTGACGAAGTGCTGATGGGTAATGTTATTCAGGCCGGCACCGGACAGGCACCCGCCCGTCAGGCAGCTATTTATGCCGGATTAAACAATAATGTTCCTTGTACCACAATCAATAAAGTGTGTGCTTCAGGAATGAAATCAGTTATGATGGCTGCTCAGGCTATTCAGGCTAGCGATGCCGAAATTGTTGTAGCCGGAGGAATGGAAAGCATGAGCTTAATTCCGCATTACACTCATTTAAGAAACGGAACTAAATTTGGACCAACGACTCTTATTGACGGAATGCAAAAAGACGGACTTATGGATGCTTACGACAACCAAGCCATGGGAGTTTATGCCGACCTTTGTGCCAAGGAATACAATATTAGCCGTGAAGAACAAGATAATTTTGCCATCGAATCTTACAAACGTGCCGCAGAAGCCTGGGAATTAGGGAAATTTAATAACGAAGTAGTTCCTGTTGAAGTTCCACAAAGACGTGGCGAACCAATTATCATTAATAAAGACGAAGAATTTACTAATGTAAAATTGGATAAAATACCTTCCTTGAGTCCTGTTTTCTCAAAAGACGGAACGGTAACCGCTGCCAATGCTTCTACAATAAATGACGGTGCTGCTGCTTTAATAATCATGAGCGAAGAAAAAGCAGCCGAATTAAAATTAAAACCATTAGCCTACATAAAAAGCTATGCCGATGCTGCACAAGAACCAAAATGGTTTACTACCAGCCCGGCCAAAGCCTTACCAAAAGCCTTAGACAAAGCCGGTATTTCAATCAATGATGTCGATTTTTTCGAATTTAACGAAGCCTTTTCAGTTGTTGGTTTAGCCAATATTAAAATCCTTGGTTTAGACAATAAAAAAGTAAACGTTAACGGAGGTGCTGTTGCATTAGGACATCCTTTGGGTTGTTCCGGTGCCCGAATCATTGTAAGCTTACTAAACATCTTAGAGCAAAATAATGCAAAGATAGGAGCTGCCGCAATTTGCAACGGTGGTGGTGGTGCTTCAGCAATTGTTATAGAAAGAATCTAA
- a CDS encoding C40 family peptidase, which yields MFGICNLAIIPLRFEPSDKSEIVSQVLFGEHFKILERHKQWSRIKLQYDDYEGWVDSKQYQEISESNYEQLSKETLILNSDLIEYITGPSNTLIPIPLGASLSFLNNNEINTQNYEFEGTKVNGIKDKKNLINTAYLYLNAPYLWGGKTPFGIDCSGFTQMVYKLNGYKLLRDASQQATQGEALSFIEESEPGDLAFFDNEEGNIIHVGIIMENNYIIHASGKVRIDRIDHLGIFNAEINKHTHKLRVIKKII from the coding sequence ATGTTTGGAATCTGTAATTTAGCCATTATCCCACTTCGATTTGAACCTAGTGACAAAAGTGAAATTGTTTCTCAGGTCTTATTTGGCGAACATTTTAAAATTTTAGAAAGACACAAACAATGGTCTCGTATCAAATTACAATATGACGATTACGAAGGCTGGGTAGATTCTAAACAATATCAGGAGATTTCCGAATCCAATTACGAACAATTATCTAAAGAAACCTTAATCTTAAATTCGGATTTAATCGAATACATTACAGGCCCTTCTAATACCTTAATACCCATTCCGTTGGGAGCTTCTTTATCTTTTTTGAACAATAACGAAATCAATACTCAAAATTATGAGTTTGAAGGCACTAAAGTTAACGGAATCAAAGACAAAAAAAATCTCATTAACACCGCCTATTTGTATTTAAACGCACCTTATTTATGGGGCGGAAAAACACCTTTTGGAATTGACTGTTCCGGTTTTACACAAATGGTTTACAAATTGAATGGCTACAAACTTTTAAGAGACGCCTCACAACAGGCGACACAGGGTGAGGCTTTAAGTTTTATCGAGGAGAGCGAGCCTGGTGATTTAGCTTTTTTTGACAACGAAGAAGGCAATATCATCCATGTGGGTATTATCATGGAAAACAATTATATCATTCATGCCAGTGGTAAAGTTAGGATTGACCGTATTGATCATTTAGGTATTTTTAATGCCGAAATCAACAAACATACTCATAAACTCAGGGTTATAAAAAAGATTATCTAA
- a CDS encoding CvfB family protein, protein MLKIGKYNSLTILRDTKVGLFLGNPEQDPEGIHDVLLPNKYVPNEFEIGEELIVFVYLDHEQRPVATTLEPYILLNEFALLRVNYTNQVGAFMDWGMEKDILVPFKEQARPMEKGKRYLVYLYMDEKTNRLVASSKTNQFLNNETLTVEKGEEVELIVSHITEIGINVIINEKHKGLLYKDEVYDDSIRTGDRMRGFIKNIRPDNKIDVSLQKQGYESIEPNAEKILDELRASRGFLRLNDNSHPEDIKTVLKMSKKTFKKAIGALYKEKLIEIKDDGIYLVKE, encoded by the coding sequence ATGCTTAAAATAGGAAAATACAACAGCTTAACGATATTACGTGATACCAAAGTAGGATTGTTTTTGGGGAATCCCGAACAGGATCCGGAAGGAATTCACGACGTCCTTTTGCCAAATAAATATGTCCCTAACGAATTTGAAATAGGCGAGGAGCTTATTGTTTTTGTTTATTTGGACCACGAACAACGTCCGGTGGCTACCACATTGGAACCTTATATTTTACTGAATGAATTTGCGCTTTTGCGTGTTAATTACACCAATCAGGTGGGAGCTTTCATGGATTGGGGAATGGAAAAAGATATTCTGGTTCCGTTTAAGGAGCAAGCCCGACCAATGGAAAAGGGAAAACGCTATTTGGTTTACCTTTATATGGACGAAAAAACCAATAGATTAGTTGCTTCAAGTAAGACGAATCAATTTCTTAATAACGAAACACTTACCGTTGAGAAAGGTGAAGAAGTAGAATTGATTGTTTCTCACATTACCGAAATTGGAATTAATGTAATTATCAATGAGAAGCATAAAGGTCTTTTGTATAAAGATGAAGTTTATGACGACAGTATTCGTACAGGAGACAGAATGCGTGGTTTTATTAAAAACATTCGACCTGATAACAAAATAGATGTTTCGTTGCAAAAACAGGGTTACGAAAGTATCGAACCTAATGCTGAGAAAATCTTGGACGAACTAAGAGCAAGTCGTGGTTTTTTAAGGCTAAACGATAATTCGCATCCCGAGGATATTAAAACGGTTCTTAAGATGAGTAAGAAGACTTTTAAGAAAGCCATTGGAGCTTTGTATAAAGAAAAACTTATTGAAATAAAAGATGACGGGATCTATCTTGTAAAAGAATAA
- a CDS encoding family 43 glycosylhydrolase — MIKNNTIRLKNSFLWIGILFLCSTINTLAQNQNIKNDVFWDTKDGLPIYSQGGGIFKFKDSQTGIEKYYWYGVHYEEAEKYRKEPTVTYPHCTFKSVTCYSSTDLVNWTFERDVFSEATAFPDGKKTWIGRLGVAFVKEMNKYALFVQHGSQVLVALADSPTGDFVWHQKINMQPWIGTTNTGDQTVFTDDDGKSYLIYSYGKGRNKIYVSEIGVKDGKVTILDCTKVFQGESREGNCMFKYKNKYYMAASNIYGWDASFAYYLVSDHIRGPYFPTNDMKIMDGSAEDYAHVTQTGFFYTIKRNDKETVVYCGDRWADFAGNGLGYNQWFPLSFDGAKPYFNSLSSWNLDEKTGDWNVAADNNYVKNGSFEADRNKIPSNFKPIQEQLLGWKTVVIKGNPIQVKSEISPQLNYFNTENDRKEVIGEKSLNITDTVDFTREISQQISSSPYVFLEDGVYNLTAKVKNSRGFVELKMFANSGGVDYKFSIENENPSWTSIRISDIVVKDGKITIGFFANGTANSFCLFDDVTLVKK; from the coding sequence ATGATAAAGAATAATACTATTAGGTTGAAGAACTCATTTTTATGGATTGGAATACTGTTTTTGTGTTCTACAATAAATACGTTGGCACAAAATCAAAATATTAAGAACGACGTTTTTTGGGATACCAAAGACGGTCTCCCTATTTATAGTCAGGGTGGTGGAATTTTTAAGTTTAAAGATTCTCAAACCGGGATTGAAAAATACTATTGGTATGGTGTGCATTATGAAGAAGCCGAGAAATACCGCAAAGAACCAACGGTAACCTATCCACATTGTACTTTTAAATCAGTAACTTGCTATAGTTCTACTGATTTGGTGAATTGGACTTTTGAAAGGGATGTTTTTAGTGAAGCCACAGCTTTTCCTGATGGAAAAAAAACATGGATAGGGCGTTTGGGGGTGGCTTTTGTAAAAGAAATGAATAAATATGCGCTGTTTGTTCAACATGGCAGTCAGGTTTTGGTGGCATTGGCTGATTCTCCTACAGGAGATTTTGTTTGGCATCAAAAAATAAACATGCAACCCTGGATTGGTACAACAAATACAGGGGATCAAACCGTTTTTACGGATGATGATGGAAAATCCTATTTGATTTATTCCTACGGAAAAGGACGTAATAAAATATATGTTTCTGAAATAGGTGTGAAAGACGGAAAAGTAACTATTTTAGATTGTACCAAAGTTTTTCAGGGAGAAAGCAGGGAAGGGAATTGTATGTTTAAATACAAAAATAAGTATTACATGGCCGCTTCTAATATCTATGGCTGGGACGCTTCTTTTGCCTATTATTTGGTTTCTGATCATATCCGAGGGCCTTATTTTCCAACCAATGATATGAAAATTATGGATGGCTCTGCCGAGGATTATGCTCATGTTACCCAAACCGGATTTTTTTATACGATCAAAAGAAACGATAAAGAAACAGTGGTGTATTGTGGCGACCGTTGGGCTGATTTTGCGGGAAATGGTTTAGGCTACAATCAATGGTTTCCGCTTTCTTTTGATGGAGCTAAACCTTATTTTAATTCGTTGAGTTCATGGAATCTGGATGAAAAAACAGGAGATTGGAATGTAGCTGCGGATAATAATTATGTAAAAAATGGCAGTTTTGAAGCCGATAGAAATAAAATCCCAAGCAACTTTAAACCCATTCAGGAACAATTGTTAGGTTGGAAAACCGTAGTAATTAAAGGAAATCCAATTCAGGTTAAAAGCGAAATCTCGCCACAATTGAATTATTTTAATACTGAAAATGACCGAAAAGAAGTCATTGGAGAAAAAAGTTTAAATATTACCGATACAGTCGATTTTACAAGAGAAATTTCTCAGCAAATCAGTTCGTCTCCTTATGTTTTTTTAGAGGATGGGGTGTATAATTTGACTGCTAAAGTTAAAAATAGTCGAGGTTTTGTCGAACTTAAAATGTTTGCGAATAGTGGTGGTGTCGATTATAAATTTAGCATTGAGAATGAAAATCCTTCCTGGACTAGTATTCGCATTTCAGACATTGTGGTAAAAGACGGTAAAATAACAATTGGATTTTTTGCTAACGGAACTGCTAATTCATTTTGTTTGTTTGATGATGTGACTTTGGTAAAAAAATAA
- a CDS encoding Plug domain-containing protein, producing the protein MLEHFYKNCRILVFLCVILMSVFLQAQEQKNIQDIEKIYLHTDRSTYFMGEDLWYKAYNVRASNNLLFDNSNILYVELISADSKIIARNKTNLEMGLGHGDFQLQDSLGVKPGTYQLRAYTNWNRNFGEDFVFKKDIEIIDVFESHDKLKTLQKSTLETKAVKKEATTPNTLRVDFFPEGGSFLENVASVVGFKAVDSNGKPIEIKGEIYDSDNEFVIAFESVHDGMGKLQILPMEGKTYYAKIKSLFGEELDIKLPKILKKGYLLNFKTVKGRNIVSINTNQATLAQNPNPSLTLVCKAKGIQYLETTQTLTETTLSFELPKDKTPEGISQITLFDNNNKPQSERLIYIGKEHDLEVELETDKATYEPNEKAIINVSSKSKVGVPKSASFSLSVTDMNGVEDKDFGTNICSYFLMESDIRGEVHHPGYYFDVTNPKRLEHLDNLLLTQGWRDFVWKITPKANETINYKAEKGITISGRVKQLFADKPLVGNNLTLALMSKKNRNIFNTVTDSIGRFQFENLLFSGKTNMYLNTRDEKGKFRGEIVLDSIEESPIPVVLKKESIDVIPTKNLVTENVLKKFTAFGVKPENVLKEVVVTAPKKNSAVVLYGVPDYSYVPDEKAKEFISIYDVLDKVPGLLVIDTTVSIPGEGDKENASPLILIDGYPILEISQLLMVSPYEIEKIDVIRGGELAMLYILNSEVNGSAGAISIFTNRYKNLGKPNKNPLHSIKKEVEGFYTTRIFYSPDPEKPNPELDKIAAVRNTIYWNPYVHPDKTGNVTVNYYNTKVETKIKVALEGITGSGIPVVKNAFYTVKKQESLK; encoded by the coding sequence ATGCTTGAACATTTTTATAAAAATTGCCGTATTCTTGTTTTTTTGTGCGTGATTTTAATGTCTGTTTTTTTACAAGCACAAGAGCAAAAAAACATTCAGGATATTGAGAAAATCTATCTTCACACCGATAGAAGCACTTATTTTATGGGCGAAGATTTATGGTACAAAGCCTATAATGTGAGAGCTTCTAATAATCTGCTTTTTGATAACAGCAACATTTTGTATGTCGAATTAATCTCGGCTGATTCTAAAATAATTGCCCGAAACAAAACCAATTTAGAAATGGGATTGGGTCATGGCGATTTTCAATTGCAGGATTCTCTGGGTGTAAAACCGGGGACTTATCAATTAAGGGCTTATACCAATTGGAATAGAAATTTCGGAGAAGACTTTGTGTTCAAAAAAGATATTGAAATTATTGATGTTTTCGAATCACATGACAAATTAAAAACATTACAAAAGTCCACTTTAGAAACTAAAGCGGTTAAAAAAGAAGCAACTACACCAAATACATTGCGCGTTGACTTTTTCCCGGAAGGCGGTTCGTTTTTAGAAAATGTAGCTAGTGTGGTTGGTTTTAAAGCAGTTGATAGCAACGGAAAACCAATAGAGATTAAAGGTGAAATTTATGATTCTGATAATGAATTTGTCATTGCTTTTGAAAGTGTTCATGATGGTATGGGAAAATTACAAATTCTGCCGATGGAGGGGAAAACTTATTATGCAAAAATTAAATCACTATTTGGAGAAGAACTAGATATAAAACTTCCTAAAATTCTCAAAAAAGGTTATTTACTCAATTTTAAAACAGTGAAAGGTCGAAATATTGTAAGTATCAATACCAATCAAGCTACTTTGGCACAGAATCCTAATCCATCGCTTACGCTAGTTTGTAAAGCCAAAGGAATTCAGTACTTAGAAACAACGCAAACCTTAACCGAAACCACTTTATCATTTGAGTTACCAAAAGACAAAACCCCAGAAGGTATCAGCCAAATCACCTTATTCGACAACAATAATAAACCACAAAGCGAGCGATTAATTTACATTGGAAAGGAACATGATTTAGAGGTTGAACTTGAAACTGATAAAGCAACTTATGAACCCAATGAAAAAGCAATAATAAATGTTTCCTCGAAATCGAAGGTTGGTGTGCCAAAATCAGCCAGTTTCTCGCTAAGCGTTACTGATATGAATGGAGTAGAAGACAAAGATTTTGGCACTAACATCTGTTCTTATTTTCTGATGGAGTCTGATATTAGAGGTGAAGTACATCATCCGGGCTATTATTTTGATGTAACTAATCCAAAGCGTTTGGAACATTTAGACAATTTATTGTTGACTCAGGGCTGGCGTGATTTTGTATGGAAAATAACCCCAAAAGCTAATGAAACCATTAATTACAAAGCAGAAAAAGGCATCACTATTTCAGGAAGAGTAAAACAGCTTTTTGCGGATAAGCCATTGGTAGGTAATAATTTGACCTTGGCTTTGATGAGTAAAAAGAATCGGAATATTTTTAATACTGTGACTGATTCTATTGGTCGATTTCAATTTGAAAACCTACTGTTTTCCGGAAAAACGAATATGTATTTGAATACCAGGGATGAAAAAGGGAAGTTCAGAGGAGAAATTGTTTTGGATTCTATTGAGGAGTCTCCAATTCCTGTTGTGTTAAAAAAAGAATCCATAGATGTAATTCCAACAAAAAATCTTGTAACTGAAAATGTGTTGAAGAAATTTACTGCTTTTGGAGTGAAACCAGAAAATGTATTAAAAGAAGTTGTAGTTACAGCTCCGAAAAAAAATAGCGCAGTTGTTCTTTATGGAGTTCCTGACTATAGTTATGTACCTGATGAAAAGGCAAAAGAATTTATTAGTATTTATGATGTATTAGATAAAGTTCCGGGACTTTTAGTTATTGATACTACAGTAAGTATTCCGGGTGAAGGAGATAAGGAAAATGCATCTCCACTTATTTTAATAGACGGTTATCCAATTTTAGAAATCAGTCAATTACTTATGGTTTCACCTTATGAAATTGAAAAGATAGATGTAATAAGAGGAGGGGAACTTGCAATGCTTTATATTTTAAATTCAGAGGTAAATGGAAGTGCTGGTGCTATTTCAATTTTTACAAATCGATACAAAAATCTCGGTAAACCTAATAAGAATCCTCTTCATTCTATTAAAAAAGAAGTAGAAGGCTTTTACACCACACGCATTTTTTACTCTCCAGATCCGGAAAAGCCAAATCCCGAATTAGATAAAATAGCAGCGGTAAGAAATACGATTTACTGGAACCCTTATGTGCATCCTGATAAAACCGGAAATGTAACGGTTAATTATTATAATACAAAGGTCGAAACAAAAATAAAAGTAGCTTTAGAAGGGATTACTGGTAGTGGAATTCCTGTTGTAAAAAATGCTTTTTATACGGTTAAAAAACAAGAGAGTTTAAAATAG
- a CDS encoding Plug domain-containing protein, whose protein sequence is MVTDFIVNKKFSLVFLFWVVVSFGFLQAQDNKSVADVEKVYLHTDRTRYFVGEDLWYKAYNVRAYNNILFDNSNILYVELISPESKIIARNKTNLELGLGKGDFKLLDSLGVKPGVYQIRAYTNWNRNFGEDFVFKKNIEIIDAFESHSNATEKQNTAVESKAIGTVKNNDFKLEFFPEGGSLIENVASVVGFKAVDSGGNPINVKGEIYDSGNELVTAFESPHDGMGKFQLVPIEGKKYFAKIKSLSGDELKLELPNVLKQGYVVSFRGFKGRNIVSVTTNEATLVQNPNAVLAVVCKARGISYFESEFTLTQAAVSFELPKEKIPDGISQITLYDKNNKPQSERLVYIEKEADLDVQLVADKASYKPNEKTAITISSKTKAGMPKSASFSLSVTDMNGEVQDQDLGTSISSYFLMESDIRGKVHHPAYYFDIANPKRLDHLENLLLTQGWRDFAWKTIPKANDTINYKAEKGISITGRVKQLLGEKPLVNINLTLALINKKHMNIFNTATDANGVFKFEDIMFSEKTNMFLNSRNEKGKFRGEIIVNPIEQTPISVLFQKEEIDWTDATQKIVDNVFKKNVAFGIKPENILEEVQITAKKKSQTISFYGIADNTYVPDETATTFTDIYDMMVQKVPGLVSEDDSVRFQRFDGAPLFLLNGIEVFKTEIDFILPSDVQKIEIVRGSQATMYYGNAAANGIVAVYTKPGTKPAEKGGFHAIKKEIDGFYTARVFYMPNPEKPNPELDNIASVRNTIYWNPYVHPDKTGNVTVSFDNTKVETKVKVDLEGITASGIPVVKKFYYTIKK, encoded by the coding sequence ATGGTTACAGATTTTATTGTAAATAAAAAGTTCAGCTTAGTTTTCTTATTTTGGGTGGTAGTATCATTTGGTTTTTTACAGGCACAAGACAATAAATCAGTTGCTGATGTTGAAAAAGTCTATCTTCATACCGATAGAACAAGGTATTTTGTTGGTGAAGATTTATGGTACAAAGCCTATAATGTTCGTGCTTACAACAATATTCTTTTTGATAACAGTAACATTTTGTATGTAGAATTAATTTCACCGGAGTCTAAAATTATTGCCCGAAATAAGACCAATTTGGAATTGGGTTTAGGAAAAGGCGATTTTAAATTGCTTGATTCTTTAGGGGTAAAACCGGGAGTCTATCAAATACGGGCTTATACTAACTGGAATCGAAATTTTGGTGAAGATTTTGTTTTTAAAAAAAATATCGAAATTATTGATGCTTTCGAAAGTCATTCTAATGCTACTGAAAAGCAAAATACAGCAGTCGAAAGTAAAGCAATAGGTACTGTTAAAAACAATGATTTTAAGCTTGAATTTTTTCCTGAAGGTGGTTCTCTTATTGAAAATGTGGCTAGTGTAGTTGGTTTTAAAGCTGTTGATAGTGGTGGAAATCCAATAAATGTTAAAGGTGAAATTTATGATTCCGGTAACGAATTAGTTACAGCTTTTGAGAGTCCGCATGATGGCATGGGAAAATTTCAGTTGGTACCCATTGAAGGGAAAAAATATTTTGCTAAAATTAAATCACTATCCGGGGATGAACTAAAATTAGAACTTCCCAATGTGCTTAAACAAGGTTATGTAGTCAGTTTTAGAGGTTTTAAAGGTCGAAATATTGTGAGTGTTACTACTAATGAAGCTACATTGGTACAAAATCCGAATGCTGTATTGGCTGTGGTTTGTAAAGCCAGAGGAATTTCCTATTTTGAAAGCGAATTTACACTAACTCAAGCAGCAGTTTCTTTTGAATTACCTAAAGAGAAAATCCCTGACGGTATTAGTCAGATTACCTTGTACGACAAGAATAATAAACCCCAAAGTGAGCGATTGGTTTATATTGAAAAAGAAGCCGATTTAGATGTGCAATTAGTTGCAGACAAAGCAAGTTATAAGCCCAATGAAAAAACAGCAATCACTATTTCGTCAAAAACGAAGGCTGGTATGCCAAAATCAGCCAGTTTTTCATTGAGTGTTACCGATATGAATGGGGAAGTTCAAGATCAAGATTTGGGAACAAGTATTAGTTCTTATTTTCTGATGGAATCAGATATTAGAGGCAAAGTGCATCATCCTGCTTATTACTTTGATATAGCTAATCCAAAACGCTTAGATCATTTAGAAAATTTATTATTAACTCAGGGATGGCGTGATTTTGCATGGAAAACAATACCAAAGGCAAACGATACTATTAATTATAAGGCAGAAAAAGGAATTAGTATAACAGGTAGAGTCAAGCAACTTTTAGGTGAAAAACCACTGGTGAATATTAATTTGACATTGGCTTTAATCAATAAAAAACACATGAATATTTTTAATACAGCAACAGATGCTAATGGTGTTTTTAAATTTGAAGATATTATGTTTTCTGAAAAAACCAACATGTTTTTGAATTCCAGAAATGAAAAAGGAAAATTTAGAGGCGAAATAATAGTAAATCCTATCGAGCAGACTCCAATCTCTGTTTTGTTTCAAAAAGAAGAGATTGACTGGACTGATGCTACCCAAAAAATAGTTGACAATGTATTTAAGAAAAATGTAGCTTTTGGAATAAAACCTGAAAATATTTTGGAGGAAGTACAAATTACAGCTAAAAAGAAAAGCCAGACCATTTCTTTTTATGGCATTGCTGATAATACTTATGTTCCGGATGAAACAGCAACCACATTTACCGATATTTACGATATGATGGTGCAAAAAGTTCCGGGACTTGTTTCGGAAGACGACTCTGTTCGTTTTCAGCGTTTTGACGGAGCACCACTTTTTTTATTAAATGGTATAGAAGTTTTCAAGACTGAAATTGACTTTATTTTACCTAGTGATGTTCAAAAAATAGAAATAGTCAGAGGTTCTCAGGCAACTATGTATTATGGTAATGCTGCTGCTAATGGTATTGTTGCCGTTTATACTAAACCGGGAACAAAACCTGCCGAAAAAGGTGGTTTTCATGCTATTAAAAAAGAAATAGATGGTTTTTATACGGCTCGTGTTTTTTATATGCCAAATCCGGAAAAACCCAATCCCGAATTGGATAATATAGCTTCGGTGAGAAATACAATCTACTGGAATCCTTATGTGCATCCTGATAAAACAGGGAATGTAACTGTGAGTTTTGATAATACTAAGGTAGAGACTAAAGTGAAAGTAGATTTAGAAGGAATTACAGCTTCAGGTATTCCGGTAGTTAAAAAGTTTTATTATACGATAAAAAAATAA
- the menD gene encoding 2-succinyl-5-enolpyruvyl-6-hydroxy-3-cyclohexene-1-carboxylic-acid synthase gives MIYPKIPLAQSILQICQAKGITDIVISPGSRNAPLTIGFANNPNFKCYSIADERCAAFFALGIAQQIKRPVAVVCTSGSALLNYYPAIAEAFYSQIPLIVISADRPQSKIDIGDGQTIRQENVFANHSLYNANLTEEASKENDHKINEAIDAAFHKKGPVHINAPFEEPLYETVTELSVDAMVHHFAALNPITPLEDLTAFADIWNKSTKKLVLLGVNNPNAISNATIEALAKDESVVVMTETTSNLYHPDFISNIDTIITPFDNGDFEDFCPEILVTFGGMIVSKRIKAFLRKHKPKQHWHIDSLRAYDTFGILTKHFEVSPNTFFEGFLPLTVTVKSDYFEKTNRIKEIRKEKQQVYLAKTPFSDFAVFDTVIKSLPKNSQLQISNSAAIRYAQLINIDSSIEVYCNRGTSGIDGSTSTAIGAALASKKQTVFITGDVSFLYDSNALWNNYIPNNFKIIIINNGGGGIFRILPGHEESAVFNTFFETSHSLTAEHLAKMYGLDYFTATDVPSLEGSLKQFYAQNSKAVILEIFTPTVENDAVLKQFFKELS, from the coding sequence ATGATTTACCCCAAAATACCTTTAGCGCAAAGCATTCTTCAGATTTGTCAAGCCAAAGGAATCACTGATATCGTAATTTCTCCAGGTTCCAGAAATGCCCCATTAACAATTGGTTTTGCCAATAATCCTAATTTTAAATGCTATAGTATTGCTGACGAACGATGTGCCGCTTTTTTTGCTTTGGGAATAGCCCAACAAATCAAGCGTCCGGTAGCGGTAGTTTGTACTTCAGGTTCGGCATTGTTGAATTATTATCCGGCCATTGCCGAAGCTTTTTACAGTCAGATTCCTTTGATTGTAATTTCGGCTGACAGGCCACAAAGCAAGATTGATATTGGAGACGGACAAACCATTCGTCAGGAAAATGTTTTTGCCAATCATTCTCTGTACAATGCTAATTTAACCGAAGAAGCATCCAAAGAAAACGATCATAAAATCAACGAAGCCATAGATGCCGCTTTCCATAAAAAAGGACCGGTACATATTAATGCACCTTTTGAAGAACCTTTGTATGAAACGGTTACGGAGCTTTCTGTAGATGCGATGGTGCATCATTTTGCCGCTTTGAATCCAATAACTCCGCTGGAAGATTTGACTGCTTTTGCGGATATTTGGAATAAATCCACTAAGAAATTAGTATTGTTAGGGGTGAATAATCCTAATGCTATTTCGAATGCAACTATTGAAGCTTTAGCCAAAGACGAATCGGTTGTTGTGATGACTGAAACGACTTCTAACTTGTATCATCCTGATTTTATTTCGAATATAGACACTATAATTACGCCATTTGACAATGGTGATTTTGAAGATTTCTGCCCGGAAATTTTGGTCACTTTTGGCGGAATGATTGTTTCTAAACGCATCAAGGCATTTTTACGAAAACACAAACCCAAACAGCATTGGCATATTGATTCTTTGCGTGCTTATGATACTTTTGGAATTTTGACAAAACATTTTGAAGTCAGTCCGAATACTTTTTTTGAGGGCTTTTTGCCTTTAACTGTTACTGTAAAAAGTGATTATTTCGAAAAAACAAATCGTATCAAAGAAATTCGAAAAGAGAAACAGCAAGTTTATTTAGCTAAAACACCTTTTTCTGATTTTGCTGTTTTTGATACCGTAATTAAAAGTTTACCTAAAAATAGCCAATTGCAGATTAGTAACAGCGCAGCTATCCGTTATGCACAGTTAATAAATATAGATTCTTCTATAGAAGTGTATTGTAATCGCGGAACCAGCGGAATTGATGGCAGTACTTCAACGGCTATTGGAGCGGCATTAGCAAGTAAAAAACAAACGGTTTTTATTACGGGTGATGTAAGTTTTCTGTATGATAGCAATGCGCTGTGGAATAATTATATCCCAAATAATTTTAAAATTATTATCATAAACAATGGTGGCGGTGGTATTTTTAGGATTTTACCCGGACATGAAGAAAGTGCGGTTTTTAATACTTTTTTCGAAACTTCACATAGTTTAACAGCCGAACATTTGGCTAAAATGTATGGTTTGGATTATTTTACAGCCACTGATGTACCCAGTTTAGAAGGTAGTTTGAAGCAATTCTACGCACAAAATTCTAAGGCGGTTATTTTAGAGATTTTTACACCTACAGTAGAAAATGATGCTGTTTTAAAGCAGTTCTTTAAGGAGTTAAGCTAA